The Streptomyces sp. NBC_00344 genome includes a window with the following:
- a CDS encoding response regulator transcription factor, which yields MTLRVVVADDQDLVRTGFRMIIDARDDLEVVGEAADGQEAVRLTEELAPDVVLMDVRMPVVDGIEATRQIAACGSRARVLVLTTWDVDAHVVAALRAGASGFLLKDMRPGELVDAIRLTARGDALLAPAVLSRVLDRFLRSTPDPAPLPSVADLSGREREVLTLIGQALSNAEIAGRLRLSEATVKNHVTAVLRKLGLRDRVQAVVAAYDHGLVQPRRP from the coding sequence ATGACGCTGCGCGTGGTGGTTGCTGACGACCAGGACCTGGTCCGTACCGGATTCCGCATGATCATCGACGCCAGGGATGACCTGGAGGTGGTCGGTGAGGCCGCCGACGGTCAGGAGGCGGTGCGGCTTACGGAAGAACTGGCACCGGACGTGGTGCTGATGGACGTACGTATGCCCGTCGTGGACGGCATCGAGGCGACCCGGCAGATCGCTGCGTGCGGCAGCCGGGCCCGGGTGCTCGTGCTGACCACCTGGGACGTCGATGCGCACGTGGTCGCCGCCCTGCGGGCCGGGGCGAGCGGCTTCCTGCTGAAGGACATGCGCCCCGGTGAACTCGTCGACGCGATCCGCCTCACCGCCCGGGGCGACGCTCTGCTGGCGCCGGCCGTGCTGAGCCGCGTTCTCGACCGGTTCCTGCGTTCCACGCCCGACCCCGCGCCGCTGCCCTCCGTCGCGGACCTCTCCGGCCGCGAGCGGGAGGTACTCACCCTGATCGGGCAGGCGCTGTCGAACGCGGAGATCGCGGGGCGGTTGCGCCTGTCGGAGGCCACCGTCAAGAACCACGTCACCGCGGTGCTGCGCAAACTCGGCCTGCGCGACCGCGTCCAGGCCGTCGTCGCCGCGTACGACCATGGCCTCGTGCAACCCCGTCGCCCCTGA
- a CDS encoding COG4315 family predicted lipoprotein, whose amino-acid sequence MVKTAKAGKLGTILVDAKGHTLYLFEADISTKSTCNGACAAALPPLLTSGNPTAGGSAESGLLCATKRSDGKIAGHPPRASALRYAEQSKPGDTIGQDLNQFGAAWLVLDGDGRKVGVS is encoded by the coding sequence ATGGTCAAGACCGCCAAGGCCGGCAAGCTCGGCACGATCCTGGTCGACGCGAAGGGCCACACCCTGTACCTGTTCGAGGCGGACATCTCGACGAAGTCGACCTGCAACGGTGCGTGTGCTGCGGCCTTGCCGCCGCTGCTCACGTCCGGTAACCCGACGGCAGGCGGCTCGGCTGAGTCCGGGCTGCTGTGCGCGACGAAGCGGTCTGACGGCAAAATTGCAGGTCACCCTCCACGGGCATCCGCTCTACGGTACGCCGAACAGTCCAAGCCGGGCGACACCATTGGCCAGGACCTCAACCAGTTCGGCGCCGCCTGGCTGGTGCTCGACGGCGATGGCAGGAAGGTGGGAGTGAGTTGA
- a CDS encoding carboxylesterase/lipase family protein: MHRLLTTVCGALLAVLATAWSAVPPEEPVRQDAATTVRTHAGLVGGAAHDGYRTFEGIPYAAPPVGRMRWALPRRAAPWSGVRDATRPASACPQPAGEVSGGSTDEDCLHLNVTTPGGAGPARPRPVLVWLHGGGFTTGAGSSYDGHRLATRGDVVVVTVNYRLGALGFLARSRLPGSGDFGLADQQAALRWVHAEIRAFGGDPHNVTLAGESAGGYSVCAQLTSPAATGLFDRAIIESGPCTGSRDRPFAPSSIPLSTARAAGADLAARVGCGSALNVLACLRRVHVSRLLAAQDTDQQPAYSTPLLPSDPAAAIAAGRFHRVPVLIGVNHDEGNGWAAGIVQAGHPVTPGTWSEIVAAFFPFPGQAKRIAREYPVHSTDGGPVFGAVIGDADFACPTAHTSSLLVAHVPVWRYEFADEHAPPLTSATPPFPLGAPHASELPYLFDLGGRPRNLTAAQHRLADTMIDYWARFARTADPNGPSSPHWSRQTVLSLAPDHIVPTRTAQSRHHCAFWDTLG; this comes from the coding sequence ATGCACCGCCTCCTGACCACTGTGTGCGGCGCCTTGCTCGCCGTGCTGGCGACGGCCTGGTCCGCAGTGCCGCCCGAGGAGCCCGTCCGGCAGGACGCCGCTACGACGGTACGCACCCACGCCGGCCTGGTGGGGGGCGCCGCCCACGACGGCTACCGCACCTTCGAGGGCATCCCCTACGCGGCGCCCCCGGTCGGCAGGATGCGCTGGGCGCTGCCCCGCCGAGCGGCACCCTGGTCCGGGGTACGAGATGCGACCCGGCCCGCGAGTGCCTGCCCGCAGCCGGCCGGCGAGGTGTCCGGCGGCAGCACCGACGAGGACTGTCTCCACCTGAACGTCACGACGCCCGGAGGCGCAGGACCGGCACGTCCCCGGCCGGTGCTCGTGTGGCTGCACGGCGGCGGCTTCACCACGGGAGCGGGCAGCTCGTACGACGGTCATCGCCTGGCCACCCGCGGCGACGTCGTGGTCGTCACCGTCAACTACCGCCTCGGGGCCCTCGGTTTCCTCGCCCGGAGCAGGCTGCCCGGCTCCGGCGACTTCGGCCTGGCCGACCAGCAAGCGGCGCTGCGTTGGGTGCACGCAGAAATCAGAGCCTTCGGCGGTGATCCGCACAACGTGACGCTGGCCGGCGAGTCGGCGGGCGGCTACAGCGTCTGCGCCCAGCTCACCTCACCCGCCGCCACGGGGCTCTTCGATCGGGCGATCATCGAGAGCGGTCCATGCACTGGCAGCCGCGACCGGCCGTTCGCACCGTCCTCCATCCCTCTGTCAACGGCTCGCGCCGCGGGCGCGGACCTCGCAGCAAGGGTCGGTTGCGGCTCCGCCCTCAATGTCCTGGCATGCCTGCGGCGCGTGCACGTCTCCCGTCTGCTGGCGGCCCAGGACACCGATCAACAACCCGCATATTCCACCCCGTTGCTGCCCAGCGACCCGGCAGCGGCGATCGCGGCGGGCCGCTTCCACCGGGTTCCCGTACTCATCGGCGTCAACCACGACGAGGGCAACGGCTGGGCCGCCGGAATCGTCCAGGCCGGCCATCCCGTCACTCCCGGCACCTGGTCCGAGATCGTGGCCGCCTTCTTCCCTTTCCCGGGGCAGGCGAAGAGGATCGCCCGTGAGTACCCGGTGCACAGCACCGACGGCGGCCCGGTGTTCGGCGCGGTCATCGGCGACGCTGACTTCGCATGCCCGACGGCGCACACCAGCAGCCTGCTCGTCGCCCATGTGCCCGTTTGGCGCTACGAGTTCGCTGACGAGCACGCACCGCCGCTCACCTCGGCCACGCCACCGTTCCCACTCGGCGCACCCCACGCGAGCGAACTGCCCTATCTGTTCGACCTTGGCGGCCGCCCCCGCAACCTGACCGCGGCACAGCACCGGCTGGCCGACACCATGATCGACTACTGGGCCCGCTTCGCCCGCACCGCCGACCCGAACGGCCCGTCGTCGCCGCACTGGTCCCGCCAGACCGTGCTGTCCCTGGCACCGGATCACATCGTTCCCACCCGCACGGCACAGTCCCGCCACCACTGCGCGTTCTGGGACACCCTCGGGTGA
- a CDS encoding N-acetylmuramoyl-L-alanine amidase family protein: MATGDPTPPLEGQDEPTAISEVNQGASTGGARRRAIRGIWLSTAALGVGATLAALVTATTGNRRVAAHHHASSATRVPPRAALDPAAFAPGACMVFAPTSGNRHRTVFLDAGHGGPDPGGQGVTTTGRRTEEKTDTLATVLDTTQLLRAEGYRVAVSRTGDSAVARLSGKDLSGKVMSPSGVHKDLVARARCANLSTASALVSVHFNLDSYASTGGALTFFDADRSFSARSRKLAGLLQHDIVAALATHGWHVSDRAATSNSTGGSTLTSKAAAYGHLVVLGPRKQGYNDHPSAMPGALVEPLFISNPAEGSIADSTTGQHTIATGIADALNEFLTKP; encoded by the coding sequence ATGGCTACTGGCGATCCCACTCCGCCGCTGGAGGGGCAGGACGAGCCGACGGCCATATCCGAGGTCAACCAGGGCGCCTCGACGGGCGGCGCGCGAAGGCGAGCGATACGCGGCATATGGCTGAGCACCGCTGCCCTCGGTGTCGGCGCCACCTTGGCCGCGCTCGTCACCGCCACGACAGGGAACCGCCGCGTCGCCGCACACCACCACGCGTCATCGGCGACGCGTGTGCCCCCGCGTGCCGCGCTGGATCCTGCCGCGTTCGCTCCCGGCGCGTGCATGGTGTTCGCGCCCACCTCGGGAAACCGGCATCGCACCGTGTTCCTCGACGCAGGACACGGCGGCCCCGATCCGGGCGGCCAGGGCGTGACTACTACAGGCCGGCGGACCGAGGAGAAGACCGATACGCTCGCCACGGTGCTGGACACCACACAGCTTCTGCGTGCTGAGGGTTATCGGGTGGCGGTCTCCCGCACCGGCGACAGCGCGGTCGCCCGTCTGTCCGGCAAGGACCTGTCCGGAAAGGTCATGTCGCCCAGCGGCGTACACAAGGACCTGGTCGCTCGCGCACGGTGTGCGAACCTCTCCACTGCCTCCGCGCTCGTGTCAGTCCACTTCAACCTGGACAGCTATGCGAGTACCGGTGGCGCCCTCACCTTCTTCGATGCCGACCGGTCGTTCTCAGCCCGGAGCCGGAAACTCGCCGGTCTGCTGCAACACGACATCGTCGCGGCCCTGGCAACCCATGGCTGGCACGTATCCGACCGAGCGGCCACCAGCAACAGCACCGGCGGCAGCACACTGACATCCAAAGCCGCCGCCTACGGCCACCTGGTCGTGCTCGGGCCGCGCAAGCAGGGCTACAACGACCATCCCTCAGCCATGCCCGGCGCACTCGTCGAACCGCTGTTCATCAGCAACCCGGCCGAAGGCAGCATCGCCGACAGCACAACCGGTCAACACACCATCGCCACCGGCATCGCAGACGCCCTCAACGAGTTCCTCACCAAGCCGTAA
- a CDS encoding sensor histidine kinase has translation MDRRSRQPDDAFAGEARSAVSPRAARALWWASAGVVLAVIGTSVLVAGMDHGRRLPVAVTLVLVQACALRWQVRAPVVVLAANAVTGLVVWALLPAVSLTGALLAAQVVLCMLSATGPRRLSVPALAAMCLPAPLAFGAGGGSGLTVYLLAVVLAWTAGQWRRAQQARTRAEMRRAVVEERARIAREVHDVVAHTLSVMVIQAGAADDVFTERPDQARQALRAIETGARSALGELRLLLSAFRLEAEEDGPGEQREPGPSLARLDELADTLRATGMAVHMHRDSATDSLPAAVDLAAYRIVQEALTNTLRHAAGADEVSVHVTAEGACVKITVIDNGNTSLGSSPVVGAGRGLVGMKERARLVGGSLHAGALPGGGFEVAARLPVERTS, from the coding sequence GTGGACCGCAGGAGTAGGCAGCCGGACGACGCATTCGCCGGGGAAGCGCGGAGCGCGGTGTCACCCCGGGCGGCCCGGGCGCTGTGGTGGGCGTCGGCCGGTGTGGTGCTCGCTGTCATCGGCACCTCGGTACTCGTCGCCGGCATGGACCACGGCCGACGGCTGCCCGTGGCCGTGACCCTCGTCCTTGTGCAGGCCTGCGCCCTGCGGTGGCAAGTGCGCGCACCCGTTGTCGTACTGGCCGCGAACGCGGTGACGGGGCTCGTGGTGTGGGCGCTGCTGCCCGCAGTGTCCTTGACGGGGGCGCTGCTCGCAGCGCAGGTGGTGTTGTGCATGCTGTCGGCCACCGGACCACGGCGGCTTTCGGTGCCGGCACTCGCGGCGATGTGTCTGCCGGCGCCGCTGGCGTTCGGGGCGGGCGGCGGCTCGGGGCTGACGGTCTATCTCCTGGCGGTGGTGCTGGCGTGGACCGCGGGGCAGTGGCGCAGGGCGCAGCAGGCGCGGACGAGGGCGGAGATGCGCCGGGCTGTGGTGGAGGAGCGTGCGCGGATCGCGCGCGAGGTGCACGACGTCGTGGCGCACACGTTGTCGGTGATGGTCATTCAGGCGGGGGCTGCTGACGATGTGTTCACCGAGCGGCCCGATCAGGCACGGCAGGCGCTGCGGGCCATCGAGACGGGCGCCCGTTCGGCCCTGGGCGAGCTGCGCCTGCTGTTGAGTGCGTTCCGGCTCGAAGCGGAGGAGGACGGGCCCGGGGAGCAGCGGGAGCCGGGGCCCTCGCTCGCGCGCCTGGACGAGCTGGCCGATACGCTGCGCGCGACCGGAATGGCCGTGCACATGCACCGGGACAGCGCCACCGACAGCCTGCCTGCCGCGGTCGATCTGGCGGCGTACCGGATCGTCCAGGAGGCCCTCACCAACACGCTGCGCCACGCGGCCGGCGCCGACGAGGTGAGCGTGCACGTGACTGCTGAGGGGGCGTGCGTGAAGATCACGGTGATCGACAACGGGAACACATCGCTGGGCAGTTCGCCCGTGGTGGGCGCGGGGCGCGGTCTTGTCGGGATGAAGGAGCGCGCGCGGCTCGTTGGAGGCAGCCTGCACGCCGGTGCACTGCCCGGAGGCGGCTTCGAGGTGGCGGCGCGGTTGCCAGTGGAGAGGACGTCATGA
- a CDS encoding peptidoglycan recognition protein family protein — translation MPEENFDAEDMKAALKRETADGPGFDTADVLPESDFESFAEEGVEKDEGCTGFEGDAVADGRQVTAVIAYDKPVKNLIDQLSATGHVTHIAYTKKSVTLHHNAGRFSHEGVLNLWKTRPASAHFDVDSAGAVAQYVKVNEYAWAVGNQTGNQETISIEMADATLAPAWTVADATWKSAARLAGWLFFKVIGERPSKSNFFYHHHWSSTECAGPYMDTIYDNVLKAAQDAYDSFKSADTPTSSPRTTPA, via the coding sequence ATGCCCGAAGAGAACTTCGACGCCGAGGACATGAAGGCGGCTCTCAAGCGAGAGACCGCTGACGGGCCCGGATTCGACACCGCGGACGTGCTCCCCGAGAGCGACTTCGAGAGCTTCGCGGAGGAAGGCGTCGAGAAGGACGAAGGCTGCACCGGCTTCGAGGGTGACGCCGTCGCGGATGGGCGACAGGTGACTGCCGTGATCGCCTACGACAAGCCCGTCAAAAACCTCATCGATCAGCTGAGTGCGACCGGACACGTCACCCACATCGCCTATACGAAGAAGTCGGTCACCCTCCACCACAATGCCGGCCGTTTCTCGCACGAAGGCGTCCTCAACCTCTGGAAGACGCGGCCGGCTTCTGCTCACTTCGACGTCGACTCCGCCGGTGCTGTCGCCCAGTACGTCAAGGTCAACGAGTACGCCTGGGCCGTCGGCAACCAAACAGGCAACCAGGAGACCATCTCCATCGAGATGGCGGATGCCACGCTCGCCCCCGCCTGGACCGTCGCCGACGCCACGTGGAAGAGCGCTGCTCGTCTCGCGGGATGGCTCTTCTTCAAGGTGATCGGCGAGCGACCCTCGAAGAGCAACTTCTTCTACCACCATCACTGGTCGTCGACCGAGTGCGCCGGTCCGTACATGGACACGATCTACGACAACGTCCTCAAGGCCGCGCAGGACGCCTACGACTCCTTCAAGTCCGCCGACACGCCTACCTCCTCCCCGCGCACCACCCCCGCCTAG
- a CDS encoding GOLPH3/VPS74 family protein: MTDDLPCLVYLLAYDDSAEGPYDRARTELLVRAAALIDLALRGRLGEDGGTVTVTGVEPTGNPVLDGVLLDAAGHGWKQLVRRRRKRTLTEVEDRLAGAGLLTVKAPRTRFGSRRLAVTDRAVPAALRARVSAALHQEGSVREIPAADAALLALAAAGGVRSVVSRQDQKAFRARIDACTGCLAALAPGLERAVRTLPMTMIAAQGGLGGS; this comes from the coding sequence GTGACCGACGACCTGCCCTGCCTCGTTTATCTGCTCGCTTACGACGACTCGGCCGAAGGCCCTTACGACCGCGCCCGGACGGAACTGCTGGTCCGTGCTGCTGCCCTGATCGACCTGGCGTTGCGCGGCCGGCTGGGGGAGGACGGCGGCACTGTCACCGTGACCGGCGTCGAACCGACCGGCAACCCGGTCCTGGACGGTGTTCTGCTTGACGCCGCCGGGCACGGGTGGAAGCAGCTCGTGCGCCGCCGGCGCAAGCGGACCCTGACAGAGGTGGAGGACCGGCTCGCGGGTGCGGGACTCCTCACGGTGAAGGCCCCCCGTACGCGCTTCGGCTCACGGCGGCTGGCCGTGACGGACCGCGCCGTGCCTGCTGCACTCCGTGCCCGCGTGTCCGCGGCGCTGCACCAAGAGGGTTCCGTGCGGGAGATCCCCGCCGCCGACGCCGCGCTGCTGGCGCTGGCCGCGGCGGGCGGCGTCCGCTCGGTCGTCTCCCGGCAGGACCAGAAGGCGTTCCGGGCTCGTATCGACGCATGCACAGGGTGTCTCGCTGCTCTCGCGCCCGGCCTGGAGAGAGCTGTACGTACTCTGCCGATGACCATGATCGCCGCACAGGGCGGCCTGGGCGGCAGCTGA
- a CDS encoding maleylpyruvate isomerase N-terminal domain-containing protein: MQNILEFPEVLRLIEDRSAAFRAAIASAPDLDVQVPACPDWTLRELAQHLGDGRRRQAAIVAAGPGAEPPARTDPKGAPTAPRDREALDAWLAESTELMLDAMREAGPDRGCWTWWGRSQAPETSGAVARHQIQEITVHTYDAQLTQGAAQPLPADVAVEGVDEFLTTVSATTVPWPFKPATIDLHTTEGRSWRLTLNADGVRCDDLAADAEPGDMAMRGAASELVLYFYERVPLDGLETTGDTEPMEQLADWDPNA; the protein is encoded by the coding sequence GTGCAAAACATTTTGGAGTTCCCCGAGGTCCTGCGGCTGATCGAAGACCGCTCGGCCGCGTTCCGCGCCGCGATCGCGTCCGCCCCCGACCTTGACGTCCAGGTCCCGGCCTGCCCGGACTGGACGCTGCGCGAACTGGCGCAGCACCTCGGCGACGGCCGCCGCCGCCAGGCCGCCATCGTCGCGGCGGGCCCGGGCGCTGAGCCCCCGGCGAGGACGGACCCGAAGGGCGCCCCGACCGCGCCCCGCGACCGCGAAGCCCTGGACGCCTGGCTCGCCGAGTCGACCGAGCTCATGCTCGACGCGATGCGCGAGGCCGGCCCGGACCGCGGCTGCTGGACCTGGTGGGGCCGCTCGCAGGCCCCGGAGACCAGCGGAGCCGTGGCCCGGCACCAGATCCAGGAGATCACCGTCCACACCTACGACGCCCAGCTCACCCAGGGGGCCGCACAGCCGCTGCCGGCGGACGTCGCGGTCGAGGGCGTCGACGAGTTCCTGACGACCGTCTCGGCGACGACCGTCCCCTGGCCGTTCAAGCCGGCGACCATCGACCTGCACACGACCGAGGGCCGCTCCTGGCGCCTGACCCTCAACGCCGACGGCGTCCGCTGCGACGACCTCGCCGCCGACGCGGAGCCGGGCGACATGGCGATGCGAGGCGCAGCGAGCGAACTGGTCCTCTACTTCTACGAGCGCGTTCCGCTCGACGGCCTGGAGACCACCGGCGACACCGAGCCGATGGAACAGCTCGCAGACTGGGACCCGAACGCGTAA
- a CDS encoding DUF6529 family protein, translating into MRAEGHRSSGGWSTAGAAALVLGAAVAVAVAIWVTGRHHSPQYGMGLFGTQGNDTVDLKARLGSALFGLALVQLLLALWMYHRLPGIAAAPRTVRTGHRVLGLLAFLLSVPIAFHCVSTYGVETASTRVFLHSVAGCVLYGAFVAKVLVVRSRHLPGWVLPVAGSVLICAIGLLWYSGALWVLNGFDAPGL; encoded by the coding sequence ATGAGGGCCGAAGGCCACCGTTCTTCCGGGGGGTGGTCCACCGCAGGCGCCGCCGCGCTTGTGCTGGGCGCAGCCGTGGCCGTCGCGGTGGCGATCTGGGTGACCGGGCGCCACCACAGCCCCCAGTACGGGATGGGATTGTTCGGCACCCAGGGCAACGACACGGTCGACCTCAAGGCTCGTCTGGGAAGCGCCCTGTTCGGCCTTGCGCTCGTCCAGCTCCTGCTGGCTTTGTGGATGTACCACCGCCTTCCCGGCATCGCAGCCGCGCCTCGCACCGTGCGTACCGGACACCGTGTACTGGGACTGCTCGCTTTCCTGTTGTCGGTGCCCATCGCGTTCCACTGTGTCAGCACCTACGGCGTGGAGACCGCGAGCACGCGAGTCTTCCTTCACTCGGTTGCCGGCTGCGTGCTGTACGGCGCGTTCGTCGCCAAGGTGCTCGTGGTGCGCAGCCGCCACCTGCCGGGCTGGGTGCTGCCAGTCGCTGGCAGCGTCCTCATCTGCGCCATCGGGTTGCTGTGGTACTCCGGCGCGCTATGGGTCCTCAACGGATTCGACGCTCCGGGGCTGTAG